The DNA segment ACACGAAAAACAATTGAAGTTCTAGTCCGTGGACAGGCACAGACGCATACTTTGTACGCAAGCATGATAGATAGACGAAGAAAAATGTTGGGCTTAGAGAAGCCTAAGGGAGCCGAATATGCTCCTCACGAAAACCTTTTAAAACTATATCCAAATGGCCATATCAAATGCATAAAATACAGCAAAGTCTCTCCGAACACCGAGCATTTCTTTGATCCCAATACTCTTATTCCGACTGAAGGAGATTGCATACTGGATAATTTTCTGTTGGAGCAAAAGAAACGATTTGAGAGTGGAGACCCAACGGCACTGTATATGAGAGATGAACAGTTACATTTTCTACTAGCGGATATGTTCGGTGCCGGACTGGATACTACATCGGTGACTTTAGCTTGGTTTTTGCTATACATGGCTTTGTTTCCAGAAGAACAggtctgtttttgtttttaattctatttacaTAGCTGTAAATTTAAcctttactttattaattttataatgtcCGACGTTTTGTTTTCGTTGCGTTGTGAGTCCGAGATGATACCGCAAAATGGTTTTTATGACGTTTACGATTCGTGGTAACCTCCGAAATTGTTAAATTGTATCTGCTGGTCAGATTCACTGCAAAGATAGAGAGGCCGTCTCACGGTCACTGGTGAACGTTACTCGCGGCTGTGATCATAATGCCAGGGGCACTGATATAATGCTGCCTACCGTGACTAAATCCCTATGTACCGTGTCTAGTTGCTTCCTATCGTAAGCGACCCGTTACCCGTGGCCAATCAACAATGAAGTCTAAGAATTGAATACACTTGTTGAGATTTCTTTAATTACTAACGaattttattatcttaataCCAATAAACCCGATAACCAAAGTGCCCAATCTTAAATTTCGACACACTCTTGAAATTTTAGAAGATTTTATTTAGATTTCAATCATTTACTGGTATTATAAGTGAATTATAGTTCTAATACATAGTTCTTGCAacataagaaattaaaaaaaataatgcttaTTCAAACATGGCGCTACAATATTGTATCAAATTATTATTGGAAACTTATACGAGTAATAAAGATtgttaaaatagattgttagaTATCATAAAATAATCGCACGGGGATCGTTCGAAGAGAATATataataagtcgtcgtggcctaaaggataagacgtccggagcattcgtatgaagcgatgcaccggtgttcgaattccgcaggcgggtaccaatttttctaatgaaatacgtactcaacaaatgttcacgattggcttccacggtgaaggaataacatcgtgtaataaaaatcaaacccgcaaaattataatttgcgtaatcactggtggtaggacctcttaggagtccgcacgggtaggtaccaccaccccgtctatttccgccgtgaagcagtaatgcgtttcggttcgaaggatggggtagccgttgtaactatactgaaaccttagaacttatatctcgaggtgggtggcgcatttacgttgtagatgtctatgggctccagtaaccacttaacatcaggtgggctgtgagctcgtccatccatctaagcaataaaaaaaaataaaaaatgtatctcTCCGCGGTCAACTCGTTATTAATTTATGAACGATTTTATAAGATATTTGTGAATTATGTTATTTGCTACAGTGCTTGTTTGATAGCAATCGCACAAGAAGAATTACATGTTCGAAATTCAAAAACTGTTTACTAATGATTCGAAAATCTAAATTGATCATTGTAAAGTTGGTTCTATTCCTATGTAAGTCAGCAACATATAGACTACACACTGTTAATAATATATGTCTATTTCTATACCGACCAGTTAGTACATTTTGCTTAAAGAAAAGGTAAAAATGAACTAAAAGAGAAAGGTAGGAGAAAGCTTTCTTCAAACGATGACTTCGCCATAGTTGACGTTTAGCTGAATTTGAAAAAGGTCGAACATGCAAACTAGTAATTAATTGTCGGTTATTTGCTTAATTGTATGACAATAAAATGCTAACTGTTGTTTTCGATAGAAATGTtagatgatattttatttatgtgaattatattaaatatatgaatTCATATTGAAATCTTTGTATGAGTATTATAGATACGAATActatttaagataaaaaaaaactattttaaatccAAATAGAACATAAACGTTTACTGTTTTCCCAAAGTGTATTTGAAGTCTGGTCAAATTTGGTGTATTTGAagtcatttactggtggttggacctcttgtgagtccgcacgggtaagtaccaccaccctgcctatttctgccgtgaagcagatacttgagaccttagatcgtatatctcaaggtgggtggcgtatttacgttatagatgtctatgggctccagtaaccacttaacaccaggctgtgagctcgtccacccatctaagtaataaaaaaaaactctcgatTCTTTCCGTTCCCGCGCCCCAGCTTGCCAAATTGAGACGGGCATCTTGTGTAATATATGTGTTTGTTTCTAGGAAGAAATACGTAAAGAAATCTTATCCGTATATCCATATGACGATGATGTTGATAGTTCAAGGTTACCTCTTCTTATGGCAGCAATCTGTGAAACTCAGAGGATTCGATCGATTGTTCCAGTGGGAATACCCCATGGTTGTATAGAGGTAGGTCGCATTGTGGAGTCTTAGactattgcaatttttaattaaaattcttacgCGCAATGCAGACATGAGCAGCCACTGAAAGGTAATGGTTATTTATATGTCAAGTTGCCCAAATACATTTCGCCTTATGAAAATGAGGTATCCTTTAAAgcaaattttgttatttacattattattataatattattttcaggtTAATTGTAAGCCATAATTTTTATTGTctgttagaaaaaaaatgtaattaaaataaatttatatcttaataagtacattttaattaatgtattttattttaattaccatTTTTTCTCTTCTACAGGACGCTTACTTGGGTAACTACAGAATCCCAAAAAATGCCATGGTGATCCCATTGCAGTGGGCTATTCACATGGATCCTAATGTTTGGGAAGAACCAGAAAAATTCAAACCGCGTAGATTTTTGGCTCAGGATGGTAGTCTACTTAAGCCTCAAGAATTCATTCCGTTTCAAACTggtaattttatacttttattatatttattttttcttgattAAGAAACAAAGAAATTATATAGTTGATTTTGTGTGGCGGCCGCGCGATCCACGAGGACCGAGGAAAGCTCACCTTCCGACTGAAGTAGGTGCTCACCGGCCacggttgtttcggccggtaacTGCACCTTGTCGCCTGGAGGGATCTAACGGTGCAATACCACCACGACAACGACGTGGAGGACAATGCGGAACAAACATTAGCGCGCTGTTCTGGATTCCGGGGGCAGCCGTCGCCCTCGTCTCGGTCGTGGGAGAGAACCTGTcgcgcgtcctggaaggcgattcTTGAATTCTGCAAATCCACCTTCTTACAGTAGGAGGCAGCGAAAAGAGCTTTTCCTtgtccgcaccgatccgtcgccatTGAGCTTTGGGTTACGGGAGACAGTACGAGAGTACGTCCCAGCCCCTGTAGTTGACGGCCTCCCCTGTTGAAGGTCATGGGGTGACCTGAGAGATCGAaacaatccataccctgggccaggaaggtcaagtacctgggcgttaccctggatgcatcgatgacattccgcccgcatataaaatcagtccgtgaccgtgccgcgtttatactCGGTAGActttaccccatgatctgtaagcggagtaaaatgtcccttcgaaacaaggtgacactttacaaaacttgcataaggcccgtcatgacttacgcgagtgtggtgttcgctcacgcggcccgcacacacatagacaccctccaatctctacaatcccgcttttgcagattaggcgtcggagctccgtggttcgtgaggaacgttgacctacacgacgacctgggcctcgaatctatccagaaatacatgaagtcagcgtcggaacggtacttcgataaggctatgcgtcatgataatcgccttatcgttgccgccgctgactactccccaaatcctgatcacgcaggagccagtcaccgtcgacgccctagacacgtccttacggatccatcagatccaataacctttgcactagacgccttcagctctaacactaggagcaggcttaggaaccccggtaaccgtactcgtcgaactcgacaaagagttagccgtgtaacctaacccatgaatcagctcgctgagtttctcgccggatcttctcagcgggtcgcgattccgatccggtagtagattcattcgcgaagcagctgctcttgagctgttaggtctccttcggaggcgctcgggtagctgttagcaaatccctcccctcctggctgagcctttgctcgcccacatgttctggtgaaactggaaaggcctccgggccaccagtaatccttcaatcatataaaaaaataaaaaatgaccgCGGTAGACCCCTTACCCcgcccgggttctgacctcgagGGGGGATTGGATGAGAGTGCAGGGAGGTTCGGCCCGCggccaaaaaatatttatttatgatatttattttatacattatacaTAGATTATGACTTCCGATTCTAATGGTTTAGGGATTCCTATTAGAAAACAAAATATGGGACTTGTTTTGTACCTAAGCTAGGCCTATTAAATTTGACTTCAAACTTAGGGGAGATTTATTACTACTTTTATTTGGACGGAGAAAACACTTTGAAGCAGTACTTAATTGAGTTTTTGGCTTTCTAAAGTTAACAACACTTTTAAGTCTTTAATTAAGTTCTCTAcgcaaaaatatctaaaaatttAACGGGTTTTTCaataatctaatctaatctgAGATATTATACTGTGTTATGATATCAAACACGTAAACACTCCTAGATCCAAATATCAGGTATGTTTAACGAAGAAACTGACTCCGATCGGGATTCTAACCCGGCCAACGCTGTTCATTAATCAGGGTTAATATCTACTAGAATAATGAGGCGATCGTTGAGTTAGGACCTCACGAAAATTTTTATGTGGCAGGGGGaccttttaatttcaaatttgatgtgttattattagattttaatCAAAATGTTTTCGATTTCATTCAGGTAAGCGGATGTGTCCGGGTGACGAACTGTCCCGTATGTTGTCGTGTGGCCTCGTAAGTAGACTATTCAGAAAGCAGCGTATTCGACTCGCATCAAAAATACCGACAGCAGAAGAGATGCGTGGAACCGTCGGTGTTACGTTGGCACCTCCTCCGGTGAAATACTATTGCGAACCAATTTAAtgactaaaattttatttgaattcgcTTTTTATTAAAGTAGCGTTCAATAACATTAGTTGTAGATCTTTATGTAACTTTTGTTTCACGGAATATACCTTTTATCATTTGTCGgtttatttatttcgtaaataattatttatttatttatctgtcgCCGTTTCATAGAGAACATATTGACAGAGAATTATAATGTGCCGTGACTGATAAAACTTTAGAATATAAAAGACAAAGTTAATTCataatcataatttattttcatgaaatatTTCACCATTATTTTACGCACaattaaacattataataaatGGAAAACCAGCGATATTTACAAGCGGTATCGTCTAGGCGATAATTCCTAAATTAATTCTAAGAGAACCTATAAAATAACGGTGAGCTGCTTATAGAAGTGACTTAACCATCCAAATTTCAGTTCAGAGCAACTTGGTTGCTGAGCTAATGGATTTCACAGAGTCAACTGAACACTAAAGTTATTTGTTTAGCGACATTATAGCTTTAGACTAGTAGTTGGTTGTTACTTTATCTGGAATGTGACTTAAACATCAATATGTACGTATCTACTAGAACTGTTATACATGAACACTTGTAAATCTTAAATATAAACTTACTTAACATAACGTAACACGCATGAGATCACACACTCATCAAACAACACTCACAAGTCAcacttacaaataaataatgacctagaattatacattttattttggtATAGGTACTAGAACTTACACGTAGTTACTTAAATTAATGCGTGTGGTATGTGTGATTTTCGCAAAATCCAACTTTTTTCAtaatctacaaaaaaatatcctaaTACTGTAAATCGCATACATTTCATCCAAATCTCAACGATGGGATATTAATGATACATCTAAAACGGTTGGTTTATTAATAATTGAACACTTTATGCACAGCCTTGACGATCGCAACTGCGATGTCGACACTTATATAATAAAAGACTAAAATAAATGGTCGTCGATACGCTCTAAAACGAGTGGATCACTTCAATACTGGTGGGTGTGTGGCAGAGAGGCACGGTGCGCAGTTAATGTGAGCCGACATGACGAAGATGAGAGCTATCTGCAGAGAGCGTAGTCGGTACTAAGGGTACTGGTGAACGAGCCAAAAATTTCACACGAAAAGCTTTCGGTGCAATTGTAGCACCTACTATGCCCTCCAGCGAAGGTAATGCGTCACCTTCAGCCATTTCCAAGTCGAATTGGTGCATCATACACGAAAAGAACATGAACATCTCTTTGCGGGCCAATACGTCGCCCAAACACATTCTTCGGCCGACCCCGAATGGCATGAAATattccggacgtcttatcttgcCGGTCGCGTCGATGAATCTACTAGGATTGAATTTGTTTGGTTCATCCCAGAGATTCGGATCCATGTGCACGCAGTTAATAAGTGGTATAACCTGAGAACCCGCCGGAATCTTATAGCCGTTGATTTGCACATccctaaaacaataaattaataaataaaaattgttttaaaagcaACAACAATAATGCTgttattattttgtagtttttttgaaGCTTACCTAGTCGGAGAATGTGTGGTTGCCAAAGGAACAATGCTTGATAATCTTAGCGTTTCCAAAATTGTAGTTTCGGTGTATGGAAGACTAGATATGTCGTCAATAGAAGGGAGACGTTCTCGGCCAATGACCGCATCGAGTTCTTCTTGTACACGCCTTTTCACGTCTGGGTTTCGCAACATGAATACTATCATCCACAGAAGCGACGACTTTATGGTTTCCATACCAGCAGAGAAAAGATCTCCaagtatttgttttaattgtaattctAAAACAGAAAGTAGAGTGTTATTAAATCGGTTTAAGAAGCTTCCAAAGAAAGAGCTAATGAAATGATAATTAATCTATTATAACTTACCATGATCTCTTCCTTCGAAGAGTTCGCCGGCCCTGCCCTCGCTCTTCGCCTTCTCGATTTCAATTAAGTAGACATCGATAAGGTCTCTGGCATTATTGATGTCCAGAGTTTCGCGGTGCTCGTCTATCAATGTTTGATAGAACGCGAACATTTCATCGCGATTTTTTGCGACCTTTTCTTGAGCTAGAGCTTTTCCAGGTAGatactaaaacaaaataaataaattaacataaaaaatgtcTATCTATATTTTCGTGGTACTTaggttgtgtgatttattttattgacgAGTTTGGAAATGCTGTTTAACGAACTTGTTTAAATGTGACACAGTAAACGCATTCAAATGTGACACAGTATAAGCTTGTTTCTTGTTCaagcttgtttaaaaaaaagaaaaatacgttCGAATTGCTTTAGTGTACATACGACGATTAGCAtcgaaaaagataaaaaaataaatcctgTTTATGACTTTAGGTATTTGTATATTacgttttgaaatttaaaatgaatagtATGCTTTTAAACTTACATTATACAGAGGAATGTATTCTCCGTAGTGAACTTCTCCGAAAAGTCTCATTCCTTCTTCGATAAGATGATTGAGTCTCTCGAAGCGTACATCGCCGTTACTAAAACGGACCGACATCGTGATACCGCAGATAACGTTGGACACGCACAGCGCAAGGAGAGGATTTACGTCAATAGGTGCGCCTTGCGCTCGATGCAGGCTTACAATCAGCTCGTGGATTTcattctaaacaataaaaataatacgttctAAGTTTTCTTTCGAAGCTTTTTTAGTACGTTCATAAATAgcaacatttattttagtttatttattaagcgTATATTACAAACCTTGATTCTATCCTCCATTAGTTTTTTGCCGTTTCCCATGTAAGTCATGCCGAACTCCCGTAGTTTTTCGTGCAAGAACCGTCGTTGATTTTTCCAGAGGCGGCCCTCGCTATTGATGATGCCTGCATAATAAGAGGGAGGTGTTTAGTAGGGTCTACGAGTGTAGGCGGCGCATGCGCACCGGTAGGTCCGACTCGGTAACGCCCACTTTAACATGTGTAACTTTCAGTCTTGTGGATAAAGTTTTAtgttactttaaattattatacaattttttactatagaattttttattgaaatcttatgtgaaattgtttgaaaattaaacacTTACCAAGACCATCTAAAGTATGCATTAAGGGAGTGCTGGGACGACCGGTGAATTCTTCGCGTCGGAAGGCTTCTCTGATAATTTTGTAGTCACTCATAACGATGGTCAATTGGTTTCCGAGTCGCGCAGAGAAGAGAGCTCCATAGTTTCTGGCCAATTGAAGGAACGTCTTGTGCCGGACTCCGAGAAAAGGTAGGTAGCCGACGACGGGTGGTCCCCACGGTCCCGGGGGCAACTTGCGAATGTCACGTACTAGCTTCAGGAATTGAGTCAACAACAACGCCGTGCAGGTTACAATGATCAGCATCACCGACGTACGAGATACACAATAGTTCATCACTTGCCAAAGCGCCCACAGAATTTTCGAATTCGTAAGCATAGTTATCATTTTtactgatttgttttttttttttttaaataaaaattaacttttcGTTCAGACGAAACGAAACATGCGTGCGCGGAACGTAGATCGCGAGCATGCGACGTCAGAACACTGTGATTGTATACCGCGTGCGAGCAACGTTTGCGCACTGGCGCGCCGCTGCCGTGGCCTTGCGAATAAATAGTAGCGAGTCCGTCCCACCGGCGTACAGGATCTCTCAATCGCTTTTCTGCTATTAAGCGCTGTAAATACAATAGTTTACAGCGCTGATATCCACATTtggtatggtaggcagcggcttgaatctgcccctggcattgctgacgtccgtgagcgacggtgaccacttaccattaagtgggccgtatgctcgcctgccaacagaggcaataaaaaattataaaaaaaatttgcacgttatttaataatattataataaacgattgaaacaataaaatatacatattattgcaAACTTTATATTTAAACGTGTATAAAATTGAATCGAAAAGCaacattgtttattttaaaggcataataaaagtattttactaATTTGAAATGTATCTTTGGCTCAATTCGGGTTGGATtgatttatgtttaattttttttataattgttaaaaaattatagaaGATTAAAACGTTTAAAATAAACTGTTGCAGTAATGTAGATGAATAAAAATTGTGTGGTGTGTATGTAGATTTTGGTTCTATGCGCATTACTCGGTAGCGAGTACGTACGGCTTGCTCCAACTCTACCGAGTAGCGCTACGGGCCGCGTAGCGAACGCTCGTAGAGCTAGATAGAGCTCTTACTGATTGTACCCACTTTATTTCGATAATTTTATGCATTCATGTTTTatataacatttaattaaaaatttggcATTCAAAAACTTCGAAAAATAAGatactaaaaaaacaaaacaaattatttgtcttttatATAATAGAACATTAGTATTTTGATTACTTGCGAGTCTGGTTTTGAAGGGCATTATTGTGTATGTCAAGAACAAGCTCATGCCGAATTTTAAATGTAAGTTGACTTTGGGTATGGCCTTAAAATTCGTGCGTGTATGTATTGAATGTATGCATTGTAAGCGTTGAATTTAGGAGAGGGGTAGGGATTGGCGAGGTCGCAGATGATAAGATTAACGAATTGCGTAATTGTGCAAGGTGACGGGCGGGTCAACGACATTCTACGCGCTCGACTCTCCGCCACACACTCTGATACtattatttaaatcaatcttaCTATAATTGAGTTACAAAACGCAAAACTTATGATTGATTcgcatttttttacatattaaatttacTCTATAAATATTACTGTTCTgtattaatttaatagaaaatttacTGATTTTgcgacaaaaacaataaaaaactttcGTTAGGTACGTATAAGAAACAATAATTAGTTGGTAGCTAAGTGTGAAAATTACGCAGTTACAACTATTTGCTCTTTATATAACatgttattatatgtataaatttataaggaaaatgttattaaataagGAAATTTCTTTCTAAGGTATCCAGCTTTTCTCGTGTTCTATtgagagaaaaaacaaaaccttCTAGTAGGGGTCCTGAAAATAATCATAAGGGTTCTTCTAAGACTTTATAGGACGTAAAACTATCGACTAAAACAattagctttaaaaaaaaaaaacatagacttcttgtaatatgtatatatatatatatatatatatatatatgtaatgtttactgtatgcactaggtttgtgttcctaattcttctttccttttgcgggcctactggaagagatttcagcatgaaataagtagtgcccttgtactctgtatccttattgacgtgtcttttctaacagctgtgtgtacaaaatatatattaaataaatagactaCATTTATGCACATAAACATAAAAGCGAAACCTTTTTCATATCTGAAAAGTAAATGATAACCTTTTTAAGTCGTTCCAATTGTTATTCACGTGGCTGTCGcttgtttattttcattttatttaatataaaatacttttttgaaCTTTCGCTTGTTCATGTTGGTTGCATTCGTGCGCGCGTCGGTACGGTACTTACTGATTTTTTCATTTATCACGTCACGTCTTAAAAACTAGACCTTTTTCATAATATACATTTAGTGATAGTCGTCACAGGGCTTACCGGTAACATAGaaatatatcatttttatttgttcaataataaacccgttaaaaatttgtttttttactcAAAGATGAGTCAAAATTTCGGCAGTGATAGTGATAGTGATTCCACAAAATCCACAGTGATAAGCTGTGACTTGACTTTGACCTTGGATATGCAAATATCgagattaaattatttt comes from the Bombyx mori chromosome 10, ASM3026992v2 genome and includes:
- the Cyp18a1 gene encoding cytochrome P450 18a1, yielding MITMLTNSKILWALWQVMNYCVSRTSVMLIIVTCTALLLTQFLKLVRDIRKLPPGPWGPPVVGYLPFLGVRHKTFLQLARNYGALFSARLGNQLTIVMSDYKIIREAFRREEFTGRPSTPLMHTLDGLGIINSEGRLWKNQRRFLHEKLREFGMTYMGNGKKLMEDRIKNEIHELIVSLHRAQGAPIDVNPLLALCVSNVICGITMSVRFSNGDVRFERLNHLIEEGMRLFGEVHYGEYIPLYNYLPGKALAQEKVAKNRDEMFAFYQTLIDEHRETLDINNARDLIDVYLIEIEKAKSEGRAGELFEGRDHELQLKQILGDLFSAGMETIKSSLLWMIVFMLRNPDVKRRVQEELDAVIGRERLPSIDDISSLPYTETTILETLRLSSIVPLATTHSPTRDVQINGYKIPAGSQVIPLINCVHMDPNLWDEPNKFNPSRFIDATGKIRRPEYFMPFGVGRRMCLGDVLARKEMFMFFSCMMHQFDLEMAEGDALPSLEGIVGATIAPKAFRVKFLARSPVPLVPTTLSADSSHLRHVGSH
- the Cyp306a1 gene encoding cytochrome P450 monooxygenase (The RefSeq protein has 2 substitutions compared to this genomic sequence) — its product is MDLYFIWLVTFVAGFWIFKKIKEWQNLPPGPWGLPIVGYLPFIDRYHPHITLTNLSKTYGAIYGLKMGSIYAVVLSDHKLVGDTFSKDSFSGRAPLYLTHGLMNGNGIICAEGGLWRDQRKLITSWLKSFGMSKHSVSREKLEKRIASGVYEILENIEKTSDAALDLPHMLTNSLGNVVNEIIFGFKFPPEDKTWQWFRQIQEEGCHEMGVAGVVNFLPFIRHVSPSTRKTIEVLVRGQAQTHTLYASMIDRRRKMLGLEKPKGAEYAPHENLLKLYPNGHIKCIKYSKVSPNTEHFFDPNTLIPTEGDCILDNFLLEQKKRFESGDPTALYMRDEQLHFLLADMFGAGLDTTSVTLAWFLLYMALFPEEQEEIRKEILSVYPYDDDVDSSRLPLLMAAICETQRIRSIVPVGIPHGCIEDAYLGNYRIPKNAMVIPLQWAIHMDPNVWEEPEKFKPRRFLAQDGSLLKPQEFIPFQTGKRMCPGDELSRMLSCGLVSRLFRKQRIRLASKIPTAEEMRGTVGVTLAPPPVKYYCEPI